The sequence below is a genomic window from Clostridium sp. BJN0001.
TGCTTCCTTCAAGCATAGCAGCTTTTTTAGATGGTCCAAATATTCTAAGTCCTTCATTTTTAAATGTATCAACAATTCCGCAAGTTAAAGGATCCTCTGGTCCTACAACTGTTAAATCTATTTTATTGTCTTTTGCAAATTTAAGTAAGTCTTCTATTTTAGTTAAATTTACATTTTCGCACTTATCTTCAATTGCAGTTCCTCCATTTCCAGGAGCTACATATATTTTTTCTACATTTTTATTCTGAGCCATTTTCCATGCAAGTGCATGTTCTCTTCCACCTGATCCTATTAAAAGTATCTTCATTTTTTAAGACCTCCAAAACCTATTTTAATGTTTAAAATGTCTAAGTCCTGTAAATATCATTGATATTCCATATTTATTACAAACGTCAATTGATTCCTGATCTCTTATAGATCCACCTGGCTGAATTATAGCCTTTATTCCTGCTTTTGCTGCATTTTCTGCTACATCTCCAAATGGGAAGAATGCGTCAGATGCAAGAACAGTTGCTCCTTTTCCTCTTCTAAGAGCATCTTCTGTTGGCCAGATTCTATTAACCTGTCCTCCACCAATTCCAGTTGCAACTCCATCTTTTGCTACAACAATTGCATTTGATTTAACATATTTTACAACTTTCATTGCAAACATTAAGTCTTTCATTTCACTATCTGTAGGCTGCTTTTCAGTTACATATTTAACTTCATCTATTAATTTTTTATCTTCTTCTTGAATAAGCATAGCTCCATCAACTGAAAGCATAGCCATTTTTGCTTTTGGAGTATTATGGAATTTAAGCACTCTTAAATTCTTTTTCTTTTTTAATACTTCTAATGCATCATCATCATAATCAGGTGCAGCTATAACTTCAAGGAATATTTTAGCCATTTCTTCAGCTGTTCTCTTATTTACTTTTCTATTAAATCCAACTATACCTCCAAAAATAGATGTTGGATCAACTTCATAAGCTTTCATATAAGCTTCATAAACATCTTCTCCAACAGCTACTCCACATGGTGTGTTATGTTTTAGTGCACAGCATGCAGGTTCAGTAAATTCGTTAGCACATTTCCAAGCGATATCAACATCTTTAAAATTATTGTATGATAATTCTTTTCCATTTAATGTTTCAAATGTATTCATTGCACCATCAAGCATTGTTGATGAATATACACAAGCTTTTTGATGAGAATTTTCTCCATATCTTAAACCATGCATCTTTTTATAAGAAACAGATAAGTATTCAGGAAATTCTTCAACTCCATCAAGCATAAATTTAGCGATTGCTGCATCATAAGCACTCATTAAATTAAACACTTTACCTGCTAAATGTTTCTTTGTATCATAAGAAACTACTCCATCAG
It includes:
- the purH gene encoding bifunctional phosphoribosylaminoimidazolecarboxamide formyltransferase/IMP cyclohydrolase; its protein translation is MKKRALISVFDKDGILDFAKFLISKDVEIVSTGGTYKYLKDNGIDVIEIQEVTNFPEMLDGRVKTLHPLVHAGILAIRDKKEHMDTLKENNIHPIDYVVVNLYPFFEKVKEDLSFEEKVEFIDIGGPTMLRAAAKNFQDVTVISNKEDYKKVMDEIEADGVVSYDTKKHLAGKVFNLMSAYDAAIAKFMLDGVEEFPEYLSVSYKKMHGLRYGENSHQKACVYSSTMLDGAMNTFETLNGKELSYNNFKDVDIAWKCANEFTEPACCALKHNTPCGVAVGEDVYEAYMKAYEVDPTSIFGGIVGFNRKVNKRTAEEMAKIFLEVIAAPDYDDDALEVLKKKKNLRVLKFHNTPKAKMAMLSVDGAMLIQEEDKKLIDEVKYVTEKQPTDSEMKDLMFAMKVVKYVKSNAIVVAKDGVATGIGGGQVNRIWPTEDALRRGKGATVLASDAFFPFGDVAENAAKAGIKAIIQPGGSIRDQESIDVCNKYGISMIFTGLRHFKH